Proteins from a genomic interval of Acinonyx jubatus isolate Ajub_Pintada_27869175 chromosome B4, VMU_Ajub_asm_v1.0, whole genome shotgun sequence:
- the TSPAN8 gene encoding tetraspanin-8, whose product MAGVSGCLKYSMFIFNFLFWLCGIVILAIAIWVRVSKDGQEILSPGDSSTNPYVSVNILIAVGSVIMILGFLGCCGAVKESRCMLLLFFIGLLLILLLQVAAGILGATFKSESERILNETLYENVKLLEAADNDAKAFQKALAEFQEEFKCCGLVNGPADWGNNFQQNSKSCACPSPSDSSCTLYDGKYVYKQPCISLIKDVVAKHILIVIGIAFGLAVIEILGLVFSMVLYCQIGNK is encoded by the exons CTATGTGGCATCGTGATCCTGGCAATAGCGATTTGGGTACGAGTAAGCAAAGACGGTCAAGAG atTCTCAGCCCTGGGGATTCTAGCACTAACCCCTATGTTTCAGTGAATATCTTGATTGCTGTGGGTTCTGTCATCATGATTCTGGGTTTCCTGGGATGCTGTGGTGCCGTGAAAGAAAGCCGCTGCATGCTTCTTTTG tttttcatagGCTTGCTTTTGATCCTGCTTCTGCAAGTAGCAGCAGGCATCTTAGGAGCTACTTTCAAATCTGAG TCCGAGCGCATTCTGAATGAGACTCTCTATGAAAATGTAAAGCTTTTGGAAGCAGCAGATAATGATGCCAAAGCATTCCAGAAAGCCCTGGCTGAATTTCAAGAAGAG TTTAAATGCTGTGGTTTGGTCAATGGACCTGCCGACTGGGGAAATAATTTTCAACAGAATTCCAAGTCATGTGCATGTCCAAGTCCATCAGATTCTTCTTGTACATTGTATGATGGCAAATATGTTTACAAACAG ccATGCATTTCTTTGATAAAAGACGTAGTTGCAAAACATATTCTCATAGTAATTGGAATTGCGTTTGGACTGGCAGTAATTGAG ATACTTGGTCTGGTATTTTCTATGGTCCTGTACTGCCAGATTGGGAACAAATGA